The Impatiens glandulifera chromosome 3, dImpGla2.1, whole genome shotgun sequence genome contains a region encoding:
- the LOC124930401 gene encoding probable pectinesterase 55: MTSFFSLLISIVVSSTIFLCPSHSYEFSSTVTVDKSGKGQFKTIQEAINSVPTGNTKWVHIVVNPGVYNEKVTISSTREFIFLEGKGYSQTTISWDDHQATNVSATFSSLANNFVAKDISFMNSYNIKTKNTMKPALAIYIFGDKSAFYNCGFYGLQDTLYDDNGRHYFNSCYIEGAVDFIWGYGQSVYEGCKINSTAGQLSSPGFITAQGRESEQDKSGFVFIKGTIDGTGQVYLGRAYRAFSRVIFIEVTMSSVVLPLGWDAWKGAGKEGSLTNIEASCKGPGANSSKRATWTKIVKSDSADLQQFTTQKFIDQDGWLAKTRFL, translated from the exons ATGACTTCTTTCTTTTCATTGCTAATATCAATAGTAGTGTCTTCGACTATCTTTCTCTGTCCAAGTCATTCCTATGAATTCTCGTCCACTGTAACGGTCGATAAGTCTGGAAAAGGACAATTCAAAACAATTCAAGAAGCGATTAACTCGGTTCCTACAGGAAATACTAAATGGGTTCACATCGTTGTTAATCCGGGTGTTTACAA TGAAAAGGTGACTATCTCATCAACGAGAGAATTCATATTTCTAGAGGGGAAAGGATATTCTCAAACAACAATCTCATGGGATGATCATCAAGCTACAAATGTCAGTGCAACCTTCAGCTCACTTGCCAATAATTTTGTTGCTAAGGATATATCATTTATG aattcatataatattaaaacaaagaatACTATGAAACCAGCTTTGGCAATTTACATATTTGGGGACAAATCAGCTTTCTATAATTGCGGTTTTTATGGATTACAAGATACACTTTATGATGATAACGGTCGCCATTACTTTAACTCTTGCTACATTGAAGGTGCTGTTGATTTTATTTGGGGCTATGGTCAATCCGTTTATGAG GGTTGCAAAATTAATTCCACAGCGGGGCAATTGAGTTCTCCTGGCTTTATTACCGCACAAGGACGAGAGTCAGAACAAGATAAAAGTGGCTTTGTGTTCATTAAGGGTACTATTGATGGAACCGGACAGGTTTACCTTGGAAGAGCATATCGTGCATTCTCTAGAGTTATTTTCATTGAAGTGACGATGAGTTCCGTTGTGCTTCCATTGGGATGGGATGCTTGGAAGGGTGCCGGGAAAGA AGGCTCTTTGACGAATATAGAGGCTAGTTGCAAAGGGCCAGGGGCCAACTCTTCAAAACGGGCAACATGGACAAAGATAGTGAAGTCTGATAGTGCCGACTTACAACAATTCACCACTCAAAAATTTATTGACCAAGATGGCTGGCTAGCTAAAACTCGTTTTTTATGA